CCGCGGTGCCTCCTCGTCGCCTGAAGCCTGCCACGGCGCCAGGCCGGCGCGGAAGGCGGCTCGCCCTAGGGCGTGGGTCGCGGTGGGATTCGCGAGTCCAACGAAAATGATGATCAGGAGAATCTTGAGGCCATTGAGCGTGGGTCCTTCCAGAATCGCGGTACCCAGCACCATCAGTGCCACGCCGAGCGTGTCGCATTTACCCATGGCGTGTAGACGGGTGTAGAAGTCCGGGAGTCTCAAGATCCCCACTGCACCGCTGGCGATGAAGAAGAATCCCGCTAAGAGAAGAGCGGCGGCCAGGACGGTCACGGTCGTCTTACGTCTCCCAATCCTGCCCGCGGACCATCGTCCCCGAAGACGGCGCGTCGGACGGACCCGCCTCCGGGCTGGGGCTCTCTTTGCCCTCGAAGTACTTGGCGAGCGCGAGCGAGCCGACGAAGCTTATCAGCGTGTAGGAGAGAGTGATATCTACGAAAATGTCCTCTCTTCCCGTCAGAAGGCCCAGCAGAAGCAGCAAGACGATCGTCTTGGTCCCGAGAAGGCCGAGCCCGCTCAAGCGATCCCACAGCGTGGGACCTCGCAGCAGGCGATAGAGTGACATCAGCATCACCGGCGCGAGTCCGACGGCGAGAGCGAGGACGAAATGCTGCAACGTTCTAACTACGACTATTCCCGTGCGCCAAATAGGAGGGCGACGCGATGCTTCATGTTCCCCGGTTCGTCCGACTGGAGCGACCGCTCGGCATCGCCCGTCAAGGCGTGGACGAGATAGTCGTCCTCGCGAACGTCCAGGGTGACCGTGCCGGGGGTGAGGGTGATGGAGTTGGCTAGAGTCGCGCGGGCCAAGTTGTGCGGCAATACGAAGTGAAACCGAAACAGCTTTGGCTGAAGCTCCATTTTGCGTCGCAGAACGATCGTCGCGACCTGTACGCTCGCGATCGCGATCTGGAGGACCAGCCAGGGCAGGTAGAGGACCAGCCCGAGCCAAGGCATATCCACGAACGGATGGCGTCGCGGCGTCGCGATAGCAGGCTGCAGGCGATACAACCGTCCCATCCACGTCGCGATCAGCAGTGACGCAAGAGCCCCGGCGCCAAGATGAAACAAGTCCAGTTTTCCGGACAGAATCACCCAGAAGCCGAAGAGGGCTAGCGCAAGCGGCAGGCCCTCGTGGAAACGAAAGCGATCGTTTGATGATGCAGGGTCCTTCTCCATGTCACTCCGATGCGTCGAAAAAGATATCACGAAATGTAATAGAATCCGTCGATGGCTTCCCCCTCCTCCCAACTGAAGCCCAGGTCTGCGGGGGGCACGGAAGCTTCTGACACACAACAGGATAGCGGCACATCCGAAGACTTGACCCGTTCCGCTGGCGTCGTGAGCGCCGGCGTCATGGTGTCGAGAGTGCTCGGACTCGTGCGCGAGCAAGTGCTCGCTTACCTCTTTCCCGCCAAAGTGGGACTCGACGCCTTCTATGCGGCGTTCAGAATCCCGAACCTCTTGCGCGATATGTTCGGCGAAGGGGCCCTGAGCAAGGCTTTCGTCACGACTCTGTCCGAGATCGAGGCGAAAGAGGGGCGTGCCGCCTCGATGCGCGTCGCCAACATCGTTTTCAATGCCCTGGGCATCACCGTGTCCGCACTCGCGCTCCTCGGCATCCTCTATGCCGATGTAATCGTGGACGTCGTCTTCGGCGGGGTGGGCTTCGACACCGCCTTGCCCGCGGACCAGAGCTACGGCTTGGGAACGAAGAGAGATCTCACCGTGCTGCTGACCCAGATCATGTTTCCCTTCCTGCTTCTGGTCAGTCTGGCGGCCCTGGTGATGGCCATCCTCAATGCGGGAGGGCGCTTCTTCGTTCCGGCAATGGCGTCGTCCTTCTTCAACATCGGCTCTATCGTCGTGGGCGTCGTTGGTTACGTGATAGCGCCACGCCTCGGTTACCACCCGACCGTCGGGATGGCAGTCGGGGTGCTCGCCGGAGGCGTGCTTCAGTTGGCCTGGCAACTTCCCTCGCTGGCCTCACTCGGCTTCCGATTCCGTCCCGATTTCTCCTTCCGTGATCCGTGGCTCTCCAAGGCGGCACGGCTCTTCGGGCCGGGCGCACTAATGGCTTCGACGGTGCAGGTGAACGTTCTGGTAAACTCGTTCTTCGCTTCGCACGGCGAAGGCTGGCTCGCGTGGCTCACCCAGAGCTATCGGGTTCTCCACCTTCCTCTCGGTCTAGTAAGCGTGGCGGTGTCCATCGCGACCCTCCCAGCACTCAGCCGTGCTGCCGCGGAACGAAACAACGAACGATTCCTGCAGACCTTCTCCTACGCGACGCGTCTTGTCATCCTGTTCACCGTTCCCGCCACCGTCGGATTGCTGGTGCTCGCGCCGCCGATCGTGCGACTCATTTTCGAACAGGGGCGATTCGGGCCTGAAGACACGACGCAAGTCGCCTCGGCGTTGCGATACTATGCCCTGGGTCTTCTGAGCTTCGGAGCCATCAAGATCGTCACCGATGGTTTCTACGCGATTCGGGACGTTCGCGCCCCGATGATGGTGAGTCTTGCGGGGATGGGCTCGAACGCGGCGCTGAACTGGCTTTTCGTTGTCGTGCTCGGCTGGGATCACCGCGGACTCGCGCTCGCCACTTCGACGACCACGACGCTGTCGCTGGTGGTTCTCTGGCTTCTGTTTCGTCGACGAAGTCGTCTGGGGCGGTTGGACGGACGGCGTTCCGTCGCCACATTGATCAAGACTCTGGCCGCCTCGATGGTCATGGGGGCGGCCGCGCTTCTAACCCACCAGCTCCTCGACGGCCTCTTCGGCCATGCCGCTTTGCTACCAAGGATCGCTCAAGTTCTCGGCGCCATCAGCATCGCGGTTCTCGTCTATATACTCGGGTGCATGATTCTCCGCGTTCGCGAGCTGAAAGAAGTCGCTGCCGCTCTGGCTCCCGCCGCTTTCGGATGGAGGTGATGTTGAAGTATGCGATCCCGTTGCGAGCCCTCCTGTTCTGTTCCATCGTCCTAGCGGGCGAGGTGCTCTCCGCTCAGGG
The Vicinamibacteria bacterium DNA segment above includes these coding regions:
- the mnhG gene encoding monovalent cation/H(+) antiporter subunit G, giving the protein MTVLAAALLLAGFFFIASGAVGILRLPDFYTRLHAMGKCDTLGVALMVLGTAILEGPTLNGLKILLIIIFVGLANPTATHALGRAAFRAGLAPWQASGDEEAPR
- a CDS encoding monovalent cation/H+ antiporter complex subunit F, whose translation is MQHFVLALAVGLAPVMLMSLYRLLRGPTLWDRLSGLGLLGTKTIVLLLLLGLLTGREDIFVDITLSYTLISFVGSLALAKYFEGKESPSPEAGPSDAPSSGTMVRGQDWET
- a CDS encoding Na+/H+ antiporter subunit E yields the protein MEKDPASSNDRFRFHEGLPLALALFGFWVILSGKLDLFHLGAGALASLLIATWMGRLYRLQPAIATPRRHPFVDMPWLGLVLYLPWLVLQIAIASVQVATIVLRRKMELQPKLFRFHFVLPHNLARATLANSITLTPGTVTLDVREDDYLVHALTGDAERSLQSDEPGNMKHRVALLFGARE
- the murJ gene encoding murein biosynthesis integral membrane protein MurJ, whose amino-acid sequence is MTRSAGVVSAGVMVSRVLGLVREQVLAYLFPAKVGLDAFYAAFRIPNLLRDMFGEGALSKAFVTTLSEIEAKEGRAASMRVANIVFNALGITVSALALLGILYADVIVDVVFGGVGFDTALPADQSYGLGTKRDLTVLLTQIMFPFLLLVSLAALVMAILNAGGRFFVPAMASSFFNIGSIVVGVVGYVIAPRLGYHPTVGMAVGVLAGGVLQLAWQLPSLASLGFRFRPDFSFRDPWLSKAARLFGPGALMASTVQVNVLVNSFFASHGEGWLAWLTQSYRVLHLPLGLVSVAVSIATLPALSRAAAERNNERFLQTFSYATRLVILFTVPATVGLLVLAPPIVRLIFEQGRFGPEDTTQVASALRYYALGLLSFGAIKIVTDGFYAIRDVRAPMMVSLAGMGSNAALNWLFVVVLGWDHRGLALATSTTTTLSLVVLWLLFRRRSRLGRLDGRRSVATLIKTLAASMVMGAAALLTHQLLDGLFGHAALLPRIAQVLGAISIAVLVYILGCMILRVRELKEVAAALAPAAFGWR